The following coding sequences lie in one Fibrobacter sp. UWB15 genomic window:
- a CDS encoding DEAD/DEAH box helicase, with the protein MSEEVKEEKKEEKVNPFLTPVKIIEPEHKLPDYTFDMLPEEQKAVLAQHGWTDLMPVQRKTIPYMLAARDMLVQSKTGSGKTGAYVLPLLQVIVRDHVFPQALILVPTRELCLQVQDEIEKLSAGTGIRSVAIFGGVSYEPQLKALKNGVHIIVATPGRLMDHVQRGNVDFLDIRDLILDEADEMLSMGFYPDMQKIRRYLPKQIACTMFSATIPQTVKSLAREFQRPSAEFLSLSYDKVIANNLEHRWYPCDVMDKDSMTIKVLEYYNPESCMIFCNKKSDVSYLEQVLSGYGFNVGALSGDVAQNMREKTLNAFRDKKLRILICTDVAARGIDVDHVTHVIVYDHPDDHEVYVHRSGRTARAGRSGLCISLITPVEEIDMKQTAADFGINFIKMEVPTNEEIAKKVSERVRAKLEQEKNHFGGQKARERISRVIPLVKELANGTEEDQMLLAYLVDRYAWKK; encoded by the coding sequence ATGAGTGAAGAAGTAAAAGAAGAAAAGAAAGAAGAAAAAGTAAATCCGTTCCTGACTCCCGTTAAGATTATCGAGCCCGAGCACAAGCTCCCCGACTACACTTTTGACATGCTGCCCGAAGAACAGAAGGCTGTTCTCGCACAGCACGGCTGGACCGACTTGATGCCGGTGCAGCGCAAGACGATTCCTTACATGCTGGCCGCCCGCGATATGCTGGTGCAGTCCAAGACCGGTTCGGGAAAGACCGGCGCCTACGTGCTCCCGCTTTTGCAGGTGATTGTCCGCGACCACGTGTTTCCGCAGGCCCTTATTCTGGTGCCGACGCGTGAACTTTGCTTGCAGGTGCAAGACGAAATTGAAAAGCTCTCTGCCGGAACAGGCATTCGCTCGGTGGCTATTTTCGGCGGTGTAAGCTACGAACCGCAGCTCAAAGCTCTCAAGAACGGCGTACATATCATTGTCGCAACGCCGGGCCGTCTGATGGACCATGTGCAGCGCGGCAACGTGGACTTCCTCGACATCCGCGACTTGATTCTGGACGAAGCCGACGAAATGCTCTCGATGGGTTTCTACCCCGACATGCAGAAGATTCGCCGCTACCTGCCTAAGCAAATCGCCTGCACCATGTTCAGCGCGACGATTCCGCAGACGGTGAAGAGCCTCGCCCGCGAATTCCAGCGTCCGAGCGCCGAATTCCTTTCGCTGAGTTACGACAAGGTAATCGCCAACAACCTGGAACACCGCTGGTATCCCTGCGACGTGATGGACAAGGATTCCATGACCATCAAGGTGCTGGAATACTACAATCCCGAAAGCTGCATGATTTTCTGCAACAAGAAGAGCGATGTGAGCTACTTGGAACAGGTGCTTTCGGGCTACGGATTCAACGTAGGCGCTCTCTCTGGCGATGTCGCCCAGAACATGCGCGAAAAGACCTTGAACGCCTTCCGCGACAAGAAACTCCGCATTTTGATTTGTACCGACGTGGCAGCCCGCGGCATCGACGTGGACCACGTGACCCACGTGATTGTGTACGACCACCCCGACGACCACGAAGTTTATGTGCACCGTAGCGGACGTACCGCCCGTGCGGGCCGCAGCGGACTTTGCATTTCGCTGATTACGCCGGTCGAAGAAATCGACATGAAGCAGACCGCCGCCGACTTCGGCATTAACTTCATCAAGATGGAAGTTCCGACAAACGAAGAAATCGCGAAGAAAGTAAGCGAACGCGTGCGCGCGAAACTCGAACAGGAAAAGAACCACTTCGGTGGTCAGAAGGCTCGCGAACGTATCAGCCGCGTGATTCCGCTGGTGAAGGAACTCGCAAACGGTACCGAAGAAGACCAGATGCTGCTCGCCTACCTTGTTGACCGCTACGCGTGGAAGAAATAG
- the pyrE gene encoding orotate phosphoribosyltransferase: MNNKDQFVHFLVEAGALKFGDFVTKSGRNTPYFINTGEFRTGATLSKLAEFYAAAFMKYFDGKAQNLYGPAYKGIPLCAATAMKLSDVYSQNLTFTYNRKEVKDHGEGGSLVGYKYDEKTDVVIIEDVITAGTSVNETMQALSQIENANVVGLLISVDRKEKLENGKSALQTVQDEYGIEAHSIVNINDIITFLESEDNRNKINAPEGILDKVYAYREKWGAQ; the protein is encoded by the coding sequence ATGAATAACAAAGACCAATTTGTTCATTTTCTCGTTGAAGCCGGCGCACTCAAGTTCGGCGATTTCGTGACCAAGAGCGGCCGTAATACGCCGTATTTCATCAACACGGGAGAATTCCGCACGGGCGCCACCCTTTCGAAGCTCGCCGAATTTTACGCAGCCGCATTCATGAAGTACTTTGACGGCAAGGCTCAGAACCTTTACGGTCCGGCCTACAAGGGCATTCCCCTGTGCGCCGCTACCGCCATGAAGCTCAGCGACGTCTACTCCCAGAACCTGACTTTCACCTACAATCGTAAAGAAGTCAAGGATCACGGCGAAGGCGGTTCTCTCGTAGGTTATAAGTACGACGAAAAGACCGACGTGGTCATTATCGAAGACGTGATTACAGCAGGCACCAGTGTGAACGAAACCATGCAGGCTCTGTCGCAGATTGAAAACGCCAACGTAGTCGGCCTGTTAATTTCCGTAGACCGCAAGGAAAAGCTTGAAAACGGCAAGTCTGCACTCCAGACCGTGCAAGATGAATACGGCATCGAAGCTCATTCCATTGTGAACATCAACGACATCATTACATTCCTCGAAAGCGAAGACAATCGCAATAAAATCAACGCTCCCGAAGGAATCCTCGACAAGGTGTACGCCTACCGCGAAAAATGGGGCGCACAATAA
- the purU gene encoding formyltetrahydrofolate deformylase, producing MAITRYILQIHCPDQKGLIAGTTQVLAKAGANIVDLQQHTAKDIETFFLRAVFEAESENIEEVRKHLETLEGHLHLNWKLFDTTKIERVAIFVSKTDHCLYDLLLKRRDGDLPCEFSCIVGNHPDLGPVGGTFGVPFYYVPSNPDKSIPENRFREIIAETNTDTVVLARYMQILSEAFTEEFKYRIINIHHGFLPAFKGAKPYHQAWHKGVKIIGATAHFATEDLDQGPIICQDIQRVPETASIDELVELGKDIEKRTLSAALKLWLEHRVFVYAGRTFIL from the coding sequence ATGGCTATTACACGTTACATTTTGCAGATCCATTGCCCCGACCAAAAGGGCCTTATTGCCGGAACAACACAAGTGCTCGCCAAGGCCGGCGCTAACATTGTCGATTTACAGCAACATACGGCAAAAGATATTGAAACATTCTTTTTACGTGCCGTTTTTGAAGCGGAATCCGAAAATATCGAAGAAGTCCGCAAGCACCTGGAGACCCTGGAAGGCCACCTCCATCTGAACTGGAAACTGTTCGATACCACCAAAATTGAGCGCGTAGCCATCTTCGTCTCGAAGACGGACCACTGCCTTTACGACCTTTTGCTCAAGAGACGCGATGGAGACCTCCCCTGCGAGTTCAGTTGCATTGTAGGCAATCACCCCGACCTCGGCCCCGTGGGCGGCACCTTCGGTGTACCGTTCTACTATGTGCCGTCGAACCCGGACAAGAGCATTCCCGAGAACCGTTTCCGCGAAATTATCGCCGAAACCAATACCGATACGGTGGTTCTCGCCCGTTACATGCAGATTTTGAGCGAAGCATTCACTGAAGAATTCAAGTACCGCATTATCAACATCCACCACGGCTTCTTGCCGGCCTTCAAGGGAGCAAAGCCCTACCACCAGGCCTGGCACAAGGGTGTGAAGATTATCGGTGCCACGGCCCACTTCGCTACCGAAGACTTGGACCAGGGCCCGATCATTTGCCAAGACATTCAGCGTGTGCCCGAAACAGCCAGTATCGACGAGCTCGTGGAACTCGGTAAGGATATCGAAAAGCGCACTCTGTCAGCCGCCCTCAAGCTTTGGTTGGAACACCGCGTATTCGTTTACGCCGGCCGCACCTTTATCCTCTAG
- a CDS encoding fibrobacter succinogenes major paralogous domain-containing protein, with the protein MSRKISFKSMIAVVFGMAIAQVVAAPQKSWDAIYNAEGEGDYSAAKIDGKIRFGKYTHYKEVQPVSFKVADSLFAFSVAGNMTVPADKIEKEHFYEKCNETMEAWISFFNKPRDFGGEQLVINVAGVDLACGDELFAVGDLRIKFTNPKAQEAWANTLEGREKYKREKVVEYRRAEQEHRASLRDVSGMVKDPRDGQVYRTIKVEGREWFAQNVNYNVEGHSWCYEDKENYCARGGRLYDLEGARKACPEGWHLPRDREWMDLLVGLTHCYDGVDKCEKFANKMKATTGWQGGGGTDEYGFSIFSSGYRKMVGKSIVRYEDMGEYAGFWSAQNGRNETIWIWAMGRMSDQMVRQLVPSKTNAYSVRCINGN; encoded by the coding sequence ATGAGTCGTAAAATCTCTTTCAAGTCTATGATTGCCGTTGTATTCGGTATGGCTATTGCACAGGTCGTTGCTGCTCCGCAGAAGTCCTGGGATGCTATTTACAATGCCGAAGGCGAAGGCGATTATTCCGCTGCTAAAATTGACGGCAAGATTCGTTTCGGTAAGTATACGCACTATAAGGAAGTCCAGCCGGTTTCTTTCAAGGTTGCCGACAGCCTGTTCGCTTTCTCTGTCGCCGGCAACATGACCGTTCCCGCCGATAAGATTGAAAAGGAACATTTCTACGAAAAGTGTAACGAAACCATGGAAGCCTGGATTTCGTTCTTTAACAAACCCCGCGATTTCGGTGGCGAACAGCTGGTTATCAACGTCGCCGGTGTGGACCTCGCTTGTGGCGACGAACTCTTTGCCGTGGGTGATCTGAGAATCAAGTTCACGAACCCCAAGGCCCAGGAAGCTTGGGCAAATACCCTGGAGGGTCGCGAAAAGTACAAGCGCGAAAAGGTGGTGGAATACCGCCGTGCCGAACAGGAACACCGCGCTTCTCTCCGTGACGTGTCGGGCATGGTCAAGGACCCGCGCGACGGTCAAGTGTACCGCACCATCAAGGTCGAAGGTCGTGAATGGTTTGCTCAAAACGTGAACTACAATGTGGAAGGTCACTCCTGGTGCTACGAAGATAAGGAAAACTACTGCGCTCGCGGTGGCCGCCTCTATGACTTGGAGGGCGCCCGCAAGGCATGCCCCGAAGGTTGGCATTTGCCGCGTGACCGCGAATGGATGGACCTGCTCGTTGGCCTGACACACTGCTACGACGGCGTGGACAAGTGCGAAAAGTTTGCCAACAAGATGAAGGCTACCACTGGTTGGCAGGGCGGTGGCGGTACTGACGAATACGGTTTCTCCATCTTCTCTTCGGGCTACCGTAAGATGGTGGGCAAGTCTATCGTTCGCTACGAAGACATGGGCGAATACGCCGGCTTCTGGTCTGCACAGAACGGTCGTAACGAAACCATCTGGATTTGGGCAATGGGCCGCATGAGCGACCAGATGGTCCGCCAGCTCGTGCCGAGCAAGACCAACGCCTACTCCGTCCGCTGCATCAACGGAAATTAG
- the argS gene encoding arginine--tRNA ligase, producing MNSFEQEIAEALAATGSFEKEAALKLISVPPDTTHGNFTIPCFSLAKVMRKAPKMIAEDLAAQVKLPTGLSKVEAVNGYLNFFIDRGFLAKSTLEEIAAKGLEYGHAAPNGKVVCIDFSSPNIGKELAFHHLRSTMIGNSLSRIYKAAGYKVERINHLGDWGTAFGKLIVMYLREKRPTDDATLDSLTVKELNILYAAFSKASKEEPGLEDEARAAFTKLEQGDEFYRKLWTAFRAATLKELMRIYDMMGVGFDHYTGESFFEDKIPAILDELREKNLMVKSQDLDVVMLDEFDLNPCLIRKSDGSTLYATRDLAAACYRKKEYNFDKCLYVVDLGQALHFKQVFHVLKKMGREWYKDMYHIPFGVILQLVDGKWEKGKTRTGTASLLRDVIEAAQKKILEFIDQKNPGLENKELIARQIGISALTFNDLKNSRLKDVRFDWDAVMSFEGDTGPYVQNAHVRLCSIMRKAGIERADLAAAIKDVNFAELSDDAAYSLINILSKKGKKILDAVAGDEPSVLAQYALEIAEAAHKFIHEDRVLGSAEEKSRLFLVQATQIVLENVLDLLGLFPIRQM from the coding sequence ATGAACTCGTTTGAGCAAGAAATCGCAGAAGCGCTCGCCGCTACCGGCTCCTTCGAAAAGGAAGCCGCCCTCAAGCTTATCTCCGTGCCGCCTGATACCACGCACGGCAACTTCACCATTCCGTGCTTCTCGCTCGCCAAGGTGATGCGCAAGGCCCCGAAGATGATCGCTGAAGACCTCGCCGCACAGGTGAAGCTCCCGACCGGTCTTTCGAAGGTCGAAGCCGTGAACGGTTACCTGAACTTCTTCATCGACCGCGGATTCCTCGCGAAGTCGACTCTCGAAGAAATCGCCGCCAAGGGCCTCGAATACGGTCACGCAGCACCGAACGGGAAGGTCGTCTGCATTGACTTCAGCTCCCCGAACATCGGTAAGGAACTCGCCTTCCACCACCTGCGTTCAACGATGATTGGAAACTCGCTTTCCCGCATCTACAAGGCCGCTGGCTACAAGGTGGAACGCATCAACCACCTGGGCGACTGGGGTACCGCTTTCGGCAAGCTCATCGTGATGTACCTGCGCGAAAAGCGTCCCACCGACGACGCCACGCTCGATAGCCTCACCGTGAAGGAACTCAACATCCTTTACGCCGCATTCTCCAAGGCCAGCAAGGAAGAGCCGGGTCTCGAAGACGAAGCGCGCGCCGCATTCACCAAGCTGGAACAGGGCGACGAATTCTATCGCAAGCTCTGGACCGCCTTCCGCGCCGCAACGCTGAAGGAACTCATGCGCATCTACGACATGATGGGCGTGGGCTTTGACCACTACACCGGCGAATCCTTCTTCGAAGACAAGATTCCCGCCATTCTCGACGAACTCCGCGAAAAGAATCTGATGGTCAAGAGCCAGGATTTGGACGTGGTGATGCTCGACGAATTCGACCTGAACCCTTGCCTGATCCGCAAGAGCGACGGTTCTACCTTGTACGCCACCCGCGACCTCGCTGCCGCTTGCTACCGCAAGAAGGAATACAACTTCGACAAGTGCCTTTACGTGGTGGACCTCGGACAGGCGCTCCACTTCAAGCAGGTGTTCCACGTCTTGAAGAAGATGGGCCGCGAATGGTACAAGGACATGTACCACATTCCGTTCGGCGTGATTCTGCAGCTGGTAGACGGCAAGTGGGAAAAGGGCAAGACCCGCACGGGGACTGCAAGCCTGCTTCGCGACGTGATTGAAGCCGCCCAGAAGAAAATTCTTGAATTCATCGACCAGAAGAATCCGGGCCTCGAGAACAAGGAACTCATCGCCCGCCAGATCGGCATTAGCGCCCTTACCTTCAACGACCTCAAGAACAGCCGCCTGAAGGACGTGCGTTTCGATTGGGATGCCGTGATGAGCTTCGAAGGCGATACGGGTCCGTATGTGCAGAATGCCCACGTGCGCCTCTGCAGCATTATGCGCAAGGCCGGCATTGAACGTGCCGACCTCGCCGCAGCAATCAAGGACGTGAACTTCGCCGAACTCAGCGACGATGCGGCCTACAGCCTCATCAACATCCTGTCGAAGAAGGGCAAGAAGATTCTGGATGCCGTGGCCGGTGACGAACCGAGCGTGCTCGCTCAGTACGCCTTGGAAATCGCGGAAGCTGCGCACAAGTTCATCCACGAAGACCGCGTGCTCGGTTCTGCCGAAGAAAAGTCCCGCCTGTTCCTGGTTCAGGCGACACAGATTGTGCTCGAAAACGTGCTCGACCTGCTCGGCCTCTTCCCGATTAGGCAGATGTAG
- the rsfS gene encoding ribosome silencing factor — MTTNNQELPQSVQMGASILFELRAQNVQLIDLRGIKDVTDYFLVATCESEAQMQAILNELRKEFKANKLPSVGVEYKEGVRWAVFDAGLDLMVHLFEEEKRNEISLDRLYADGNIVELDENDFVKNTSKKKSSEDELV; from the coding sequence ATGACAACGAATAATCAAGAACTTCCCCAGTCCGTCCAAATGGGCGCAAGCATTTTGTTTGAGTTGCGCGCCCAAAACGTGCAGCTGATTGACCTGCGCGGCATCAAGGATGTCACCGATTACTTCTTGGTGGCAACCTGCGAAAGCGAAGCCCAGATGCAGGCAATTTTGAACGAACTCCGCAAGGAATTCAAGGCGAACAAGCTCCCCTCCGTGGGCGTGGAATACAAAGAAGGCGTGCGCTGGGCCGTGTTCGACGCGGGGTTAGACCTGATGGTTCACCTGTTCGAAGAAGAAAAGCGTAACGAAATTTCCCTTGACCGTCTGTACGCCGACGGCAACATTGTGGAACTCGACGAAAATGACTTTGTGAAGAATACCTCCAAGAAGAAGAGCAGTGAAGATGAACTCGTTTGA
- a CDS encoding LytR C-terminal domain-containing protein, producing MAALLFTGCEEENKTPVVKVKRTYKGDVEVLNSCGMQGAAAKMRSYLRENGFDIVSSRNDRLQNYDETVLVLRNPEWEGAKALAQALKTDNVLVVHSSRAVVDAAVYIGKDFEHIIEPEQGETDDNE from the coding sequence ATGGCTGCATTGCTTTTTACGGGCTGCGAAGAAGAAAATAAAACTCCGGTCGTAAAAGTCAAGCGCACCTACAAGGGAGATGTTGAAGTACTGAACAGTTGTGGAATGCAGGGTGCTGCAGCCAAGATGCGCTCTTACTTGCGCGAAAACGGTTTTGACATCGTGAGTTCCAGAAACGACAGATTGCAGAACTACGACGAAACTGTACTTGTGCTTAGAAACCCCGAATGGGAAGGCGCCAAGGCACTTGCGCAAGCCCTCAAGACTGACAACGTGCTGGTGGTGCACAGCAGCCGCGCCGTAGTCGACGCAGCCGTGTATATCGGAAAAGACTTTGAACATATTATAGAACCCGAACAGGGAGAAACAGATGACAACGAATAA
- the panD gene encoding aspartate 1-decarboxylase produces MQLELLKSKIHRATVTDANLNYEGSITIARDLMDAANILPFEKVGVLDVNNGNRLDTYVIEGPAGSGVICLNGAAARLVQPGDLVIIVAYATMSEDEAKSWKPTVIHVNAKNEIV; encoded by the coding sequence ATGCAGCTGGAATTACTCAAAAGTAAAATTCATCGCGCAACTGTAACCGACGCAAACCTCAACTACGAGGGTTCGATTACTATTGCCCGCGACCTGATGGACGCCGCCAATATTCTTCCTTTCGAAAAGGTGGGCGTTCTTGACGTGAACAACGGCAACCGCCTGGATACTTACGTCATCGAAGGCCCTGCCGGTTCTGGCGTGATTTGCCTGAATGGCGCCGCAGCACGACTTGTTCAGCCTGGCGACCTCGTGATTATTGTTGCTTATGCAACCATGAGCGAAGACGAAGCCAAATCGTGGAAACCCACAGTTATCCACGTGAACGCCAAAAACGAAATCGTGTAG
- a CDS encoding SPOR domain-containing protein, whose translation MKTKLLTILLAVCSISSFAQTMADAQKAYVAGNWKEAAAAYEVACPKEPDSLKAECYLWNILALSQTGNAQSFKIAGKRLDSLIQTTNPQKAIYADLMMTSAQFRLYLGKYDKAAEDLIQAIETSHPHQAVVLQKVCHAVKAKVKSEDLNDRCNLLGNPDSLKAIQSAKTAPTTQPAKVAAPAPQPAASEPAPVVEQPKEQKATPAPPPAPVATAPATVPAATSAEYWTLQLGAFGTKANADLLVTNLKKQKITCTVIEQPRGERTLYLVQTGRFETKDQAVDFAANKLAPLKIEFQPLLKR comes from the coding sequence ATGAAGACGAAACTACTTACTATTCTACTTGCAGTTTGCAGCATTAGCTCCTTTGCGCAGACGATGGCAGATGCTCAGAAGGCATACGTTGCCGGCAACTGGAAAGAAGCTGCTGCCGCATACGAGGTTGCATGCCCCAAGGAACCGGACTCCTTGAAGGCCGAATGCTACCTGTGGAATATCCTCGCCCTTTCGCAAACGGGAAATGCCCAGTCGTTCAAGATTGCTGGCAAACGCCTCGACAGCCTCATCCAGACAACCAATCCGCAAAAGGCTATTTACGCAGATCTCATGATGACGAGCGCCCAGTTCAGGCTCTACCTTGGCAAATACGACAAGGCTGCCGAAGACTTGATCCAGGCCATAGAGACTTCGCACCCGCACCAGGCCGTCGTGCTTCAGAAAGTGTGCCACGCAGTAAAGGCCAAGGTGAAGTCGGAAGACCTGAACGACCGTTGCAACCTGTTAGGCAACCCGGACTCACTAAAAGCCATTCAATCGGCAAAGACTGCTCCCACCACGCAGCCAGCCAAGGTCGCCGCCCCCGCTCCACAGCCTGCGGCATCCGAACCGGCACCAGTAGTCGAACAGCCCAAGGAACAGAAAGCCACCCCGGCACCGCCTCCCGCCCCAGTCGCTACTGCTCCGGCAACAGTTCCTGCAGCAACCTCAGCGGAATATTGGACTCTGCAGTTGGGAGCTTTTGGCACAAAAGCCAACGCCGATTTGCTCGTAACCAACCTTAAAAAGCAAAAAATTACCTGCACCGTAATTGAACAGCCTAGGGGCGAACGAACCCTTTACCTTGTTCAAACCGGACGATTTGAAACAAAGGATCAGGCGGTCGATTTCGCGGCAAACAAACTTGCCCCCCTAAAAATTGAATTCCAACCCCTTTTGAAAAGGTAA
- the miaB gene encoding tRNA (N6-isopentenyl adenosine(37)-C2)-methylthiotransferase MiaB, whose protein sequence is MKKYHLATYGCQMNEYDSAMIAQELDMCGCVETSNQEDADFIIVNTCSVREKAEETAIANISKLKYLNKKNPDVKVVVCGCMAKNRGPELLKRLPNVSYIVGPDQYKKIPELLLGDAKSPLHLTHHKMFIDEDLSENYLGEYAKLQNDFTTFVAIQRGCNKRCSYCIVPYLRGPEKYRNMEDVLAEVRKAADKGITEVTLLGQTVNAYKTEGGNFADLLTKVSEIGGIRRIRFTSPHPRHYTNELIDVLLNNPKVCHYAHIPIQSGSDAMLKKMRRQHNMEQYLSIIEQLRSKDPFYGISTDVICGFVGETEEDFEQTLKAFETCQFDSAFMFIYSPRKGTESYKEAETLTEAEKNERHTRLVELQNAITLKRNQIMLGRTEELLVEKNSVRDETELRGRTDNFKKVVFKPEEGHIVKPGDYVKVKLDDIRGWTIRGSLIDGKQ, encoded by the coding sequence ATGAAAAAATACCACTTGGCCACTTACGGCTGCCAGATGAACGAGTACGACTCGGCGATGATTGCCCAGGAGCTCGACATGTGCGGTTGCGTCGAGACGAGCAACCAGGAAGATGCCGACTTTATCATCGTGAACACCTGCAGCGTGCGCGAAAAGGCCGAGGAAACTGCCATCGCGAACATCAGCAAGCTCAAGTACCTGAACAAGAAGAACCCCGACGTAAAGGTGGTCGTTTGCGGCTGCATGGCCAAAAATCGCGGGCCGGAACTTTTGAAGAGGCTCCCGAACGTGAGCTACATCGTAGGCCCGGACCAATACAAGAAAATTCCGGAGTTGCTGCTGGGCGATGCCAAAAGTCCGCTGCACCTGACGCACCACAAGATGTTCATCGACGAGGACCTGAGCGAGAATTACCTGGGCGAATACGCGAAGCTCCAGAACGACTTCACCACCTTCGTCGCCATCCAGCGCGGTTGCAACAAGCGCTGCAGCTACTGCATCGTACCGTACCTGCGCGGGCCGGAAAAGTACCGCAACATGGAAGACGTACTCGCCGAAGTACGCAAGGCGGCCGACAAGGGCATTACCGAGGTGACGCTCCTTGGCCAGACGGTGAACGCCTACAAGACGGAAGGCGGCAATTTTGCGGACCTGCTTACGAAGGTTTCTGAAATCGGGGGCATCCGCCGTATCCGCTTTACGAGCCCGCACCCGAGGCATTACACGAACGAGCTCATCGACGTGCTGCTGAACAACCCGAAGGTCTGCCACTATGCGCACATTCCTATCCAGAGCGGCTCCGACGCGATGCTCAAGAAGATGCGCCGCCAGCACAACATGGAGCAGTACCTCTCGATTATCGAACAGCTGCGAAGCAAGGACCCGTTCTACGGGATTTCGACGGACGTGATTTGCGGATTCGTGGGCGAAACGGAAGAGGATTTCGAGCAGACGCTCAAGGCTTTTGAAACGTGCCAGTTCGATAGCGCCTTCATGTTCATCTACAGCCCGCGCAAGGGCACGGAATCGTACAAGGAAGCGGAGACGCTCACCGAGGCCGAAAAGAACGAACGCCACACGCGCCTGGTGGAACTGCAGAATGCCATTACCCTCAAGCGTAACCAGATTATGCTGGGCCGCACCGAAGAACTGCTGGTGGAAAAAAATTCCGTGCGCGACGAGACGGAACTGCGTGGCCGCACCGACAACTTCAAGAAGGTGGTGTTCAAACCGGAAGAAGGCCACATCGTAAAGCCCGGCGACTACGTGAAGGTGAAGCTGGACGACATTCGCGGGTGGACGATTAGAGGAAGCTTAATAGACGGTAAACAATAA
- a CDS encoding ImmA/IrrE family metallo-endopeptidase produces MQKNKDAIVWGITPPGAFLEEKLQEMGLDVNDFAARIGYTPKTVNEILKGKCSITIEVAHSLDYATGIPVSFWLNAQKGYEEELMRLQVKEAVKNQAGWRKFFPIGELNPRTWIKDFNNKEDGVSPILKFFGVASPKAWENYYYKNRLKVAFRISLAETEDPYAASVWMRRGEILADEIKMEKQNDKKVRSAIKKAMPQFVELAKKDVAAWEDLRRKKALPKPKVGEDFIDDGMHKLQELGAKLGIKVLYAQNFKSAPIHGMARWYKDIPVIQLHDRFKDRNAFWFTFFHELGHIVLHGKKDIFIKNVYYGNKNQQKDDEANAFAQKYMTQAGLEV; encoded by the coding sequence ATGCAGAAGAATAAGGATGCTATCGTTTGGGGAATTACCCCACCGGGTGCGTTTCTTGAAGAAAAACTTCAGGAAATGGGCCTCGATGTCAATGATTTTGCAGCGCGTATCGGCTACACGCCTAAAACAGTGAACGAAATTCTGAAAGGCAAGTGCAGCATAACTATCGAAGTCGCACATTCCCTGGATTACGCCACCGGAATCCCGGTCAGTTTTTGGCTTAACGCCCAAAAAGGGTACGAAGAAGAACTTATGAGACTTCAGGTCAAAGAAGCCGTCAAGAACCAGGCCGGTTGGCGCAAGTTCTTCCCTATCGGTGAACTCAATCCGCGCACATGGATCAAGGACTTCAACAACAAAGAAGACGGTGTGTCGCCCATCCTCAAGTTCTTCGGGGTGGCTAGCCCAAAGGCGTGGGAAAATTACTACTACAAGAACCGCCTGAAGGTGGCCTTCCGCATCTCGCTGGCCGAAACCGAAGACCCGTATGCGGCCTCCGTGTGGATGCGCCGCGGCGAAATCCTCGCCGACGAAATCAAGATGGAAAAGCAGAACGACAAGAAAGTGCGTTCCGCCATCAAGAAGGCGATGCCGCAATTCGTGGAACTGGCCAAAAAAGACGTTGCCGCGTGGGAAGATTTACGCCGCAAGAAGGCCCTGCCCAAGCCGAAGGTGGGCGAAGATTTCATTGACGACGGCATGCACAAGTTGCAGGAACTGGGCGCTAAGCTCGGAATCAAGGTGCTCTACGCGCAGAACTTCAAGTCGGCACCGATTCATGGCATGGCACGCTGGTACAAGGACATCCCCGTCATCCAGCTGCACGACCGTTTCAAGGACCGCAATGCGTTCTGGTTCACGTTCTTCCATGAGCTCGGCCACATCGTGCTCCACGGCAAGAAGGACATCTTCATCAAGAACGTCTATTACGGCAACAAGAACCAGCAGAAGGACGACGAGGCAAACGCATTCGCGCAAAAATACATGACGCAGGCAGGGCTAGAAGTCTAG
- a CDS encoding type II toxin-antitoxin system RelE/ParE family toxin encodes MKIEYRNKELELCALDEAFALRRMGKKRAACYNLRIKAIKYAENFEILKTVPGNFHELVGNRKGQWACSLDQPYRLIIKGAEPNEFVIWAERHNAEIMEIVDYH; translated from the coding sequence GTGAAAATTGAATATAGGAACAAGGAACTAGAGTTGTGCGCGCTAGACGAAGCATTCGCCTTACGACGTATGGGTAAAAAACGGGCGGCGTGCTACAATTTGCGAATAAAGGCAATCAAATATGCCGAGAACTTTGAAATCCTGAAAACTGTGCCCGGAAATTTCCACGAACTTGTGGGCAACCGCAAGGGTCAATGGGCCTGTAGTCTTGACCAGCCTTATCGTCTTATAATCAAAGGCGCAGAACCGAACGAATTTGTTATCTGGGCAGAACGGCACAATGCCGAAATTATGGAAATCGTGGATTATCATTAG